A DNA window from Amycolatopsis sp. DSM 110486 contains the following coding sequences:
- a CDS encoding TetR/AcrR family transcriptional regulator, which produces MTVEQNSDERAAEAEQIDRTLALLWRERSTPAAEPARGRRPTLTVGQIVAAAITVADADGLVATSMHRVAKELGAGTMTLYTYVPGKTELVDLMVDDVLVERGLPGPGQPRTGDWRAQIRLYSERTREAHRRHPWLREMSRVRPALGPGQLAGQEYVLSTVDGLGLAPRETVAAANSITAYVDANAALEAESIHLERSTGQSNDAWWDQRSSFWGKYFDLTAHPAMNRAWLGGGFDQGAGEQAAEAWEFGLDRLLDGIELQVKRCRAPEPGR; this is translated from the coding sequence ATGACCGTCGAGCAGAACAGCGACGAACGCGCCGCGGAGGCTGAGCAGATCGACCGCACGCTCGCGTTGCTGTGGCGCGAACGTTCCACGCCCGCGGCCGAACCCGCGCGCGGGCGCCGGCCGACGCTCACCGTCGGGCAGATCGTGGCCGCGGCCATCACGGTCGCCGACGCCGACGGGCTTGTGGCCACGTCGATGCACCGGGTCGCCAAGGAGCTCGGCGCCGGGACCATGACGCTCTACACGTACGTGCCCGGCAAGACCGAGCTCGTCGACCTGATGGTGGACGACGTCCTCGTCGAGCGCGGCCTGCCCGGCCCCGGGCAGCCCCGGACGGGCGACTGGCGCGCGCAGATCCGGCTCTACTCCGAGCGCACGCGCGAAGCCCACCGCCGCCACCCGTGGCTGCGCGAGATGTCGCGAGTGCGCCCTGCGCTCGGCCCGGGTCAGCTCGCCGGCCAGGAGTACGTGCTGTCCACCGTGGACGGTCTGGGGCTCGCGCCGCGCGAAACCGTGGCCGCCGCGAACAGCATCACGGCCTACGTGGACGCCAACGCGGCGCTCGAAGCCGAGAGCATCCACCTCGAACGCAGTACCGGCCAGTCGAACGACGCGTGGTGGGACCAGCGTTCTTCCTTCTGGGGCAAGTACTTCGACCTGACCGCGCACCCGGCGATGAACCGCGCGTGGCTCGGCGGCGGCTTCGACCAGGGCGCGGGCGAGCAGGCGGCCGAGGCTTGGGAGTTCGGCCTCGACCGGCTGCTCGACGGCATCGAGCTGCAGGTCAAGCGGTGCCGCGCGCCAGAGCCCGGGCGATGA
- a CDS encoding enoyl-CoA hydratase/isomerase family protein: MTERVHVETTGRVVTVRLDHPPLNAFDTEMRHALADTAARLADSDDVHAVVLHGGSRVFAAGADIKQLAGFSFEEVLGWNRALQKAFTRFAELPMPVVAAVNGYALGGGMELALAADYRIAAPDAVFGQPEVLLGIIPGSGGTQRLARLIGPSRAKELLMTGRRVRAPEALSLGLVDRIAPDPLAAALEYAQVLAAGPRFAIQAVKEAVDHGLDSSIAAGLALERSLIAGLFATRDRDTGMASFLRDGPGKATFDRDA; this comes from the coding sequence ATGACGGAACGGGTACACGTCGAAACCACCGGCCGGGTCGTGACGGTCCGCCTGGACCACCCGCCCCTCAACGCCTTCGACACCGAGATGCGCCACGCACTGGCCGACACCGCGGCGCGCTTGGCGGACTCCGACGACGTCCACGCGGTGGTGCTCCACGGCGGCTCGCGGGTGTTCGCTGCGGGCGCGGACATCAAGCAGCTGGCCGGGTTCTCGTTCGAGGAGGTACTCGGCTGGAACCGCGCGCTGCAGAAGGCGTTCACCCGGTTCGCCGAACTCCCGATGCCGGTTGTCGCGGCGGTCAACGGATACGCCCTCGGCGGCGGCATGGAACTCGCGCTCGCGGCCGACTACCGCATCGCGGCTCCCGACGCGGTGTTCGGCCAGCCGGAGGTGCTGCTCGGCATCATCCCGGGTTCCGGCGGCACGCAACGGCTGGCGCGCTTGATCGGCCCGTCGCGGGCGAAGGAGCTGCTGATGACCGGACGACGAGTGCGTGCTCCGGAAGCGCTCTCCCTGGGGCTCGTGGATCGGATCGCTCCGGATCCCCTTGCCGCGGCTCTGGAGTACGCACAGGTTCTCGCGGCGGGCCCCCGGTTCGCGATCCAGGCGGTGAAGGAGGCCGTGGACCACGGGCTGGATTCGTCGATCGCCGCGGGCCTGGCCCTGGAACGCTCGCTCATCGCCGGCCTGTTCGCCACGCGCGACCGCGACACCGGCATGGCGTCGTTCCTGCGCGACGGACCGGGCAAGGCCACGTTCGACCGTGACGCCTAG
- a CDS encoding TetR/AcrR family transcriptional regulator, whose protein sequence is MPRPPGHGPGYEVKRQEIIDQAAALFAKQGYAATGIAEIGQVAGLAKGALYYYIGSKENLLVEIQDRVLRPLLTAARRIATLDEDPVLRLRLLSETLLDIILERLDHIWVYEHDYRHLRGANRARLLRQRREFERIVLELLTAAMDTGAFRRLDPRLAMLQFLNLHNHTYQWARPDGPWDAAFLSREYCATLISGFCSPGYDVADLEERVAAFRARVPV, encoded by the coding sequence ATGCCGAGACCACCGGGACACGGCCCCGGCTACGAGGTCAAGCGCCAGGAGATCATCGACCAGGCCGCCGCGCTGTTCGCCAAGCAGGGCTATGCCGCCACCGGGATCGCCGAGATCGGTCAGGTCGCGGGCCTCGCGAAGGGCGCGCTGTACTACTACATCGGGTCCAAGGAGAACCTCCTGGTCGAGATCCAGGACCGCGTGCTGCGCCCGCTGCTCACCGCAGCCCGCCGCATCGCCACCCTCGACGAGGACCCGGTCCTGCGGCTGCGCCTGCTGTCCGAGACGCTGCTCGACATCATCCTCGAGCGCCTCGACCACATCTGGGTGTACGAACACGACTACCGCCACCTGCGCGGCGCCAACCGCGCCCGCCTGCTGCGCCAGCGCCGCGAGTTCGAGCGCATCGTGCTGGAGCTGTTGACGGCCGCGATGGACACCGGCGCGTTCCGCCGGCTGGACCCGCGGCTGGCGATGCTGCAGTTCCTGAACTTGCACAACCACACCTACCAGTGGGCACGCCCGGACGGACCGTGGGACGCGGCGTTCCTGTCGCGGGAGTACTGCGCGACGTTGATCTCGGGGTTCTGCAGTCCGGGTTACGACGTGGCTGATCTGGAGGAACGGGTGGCCGCGTTCAGAGCGCGGGTGCCGGTCTGA
- a CDS encoding hydantoinase/oxoprolinase family protein, translating into MIGVDVGGTFTDVVAIADGEIKTVKVATDVRTTERGVLRGAEEVGVSASAVFNHASTHGLNAIITRRLPKIAFLTTLGHRDILDIGRTWRPVEGLTNPAWRRSYGDANRPLVPRYLRRGIRERLTADGGILIQLDEDHAREELAVLRKCGVEGVAICLINAYVNNHHEERLRQLVHEELGDIPVSISSEVSPLAKEFARASTTVIDVFMRLTYDAYTKRLDAGLRDLGFTGDLNFADCAAQLVRSDVAMEHPFRIVFAGPAAGTVSSAHFGGLIGAGNLLCADVGGTSCDISMVSDGKPFVNTTFELEHDLIVNALSNEVSSIGAGGGSLVTINPAGELKVGPGSAGADPGPACYGLGGRQPTTTDTCLLMGIIDPDGFAGGRMKLDPDLSRQAFEALDSKLSFEQRVSYAFNIGVNNIAEGVVNIAIQHGVDPRDYSLVAYGAAGPMLLPAVLDLVHAAEVIVPPHPGLFSALGLVSSDLVYADSRSAYTLLTSEAAEQVDKVYHSMEERLRERLQEKDRDNIEFVRSFDGRLAGQTWETPFIGVPAGTIDAEAVATMVANFHEAYAERSGNKFEALPVQGVTYRVQAVAKADKVEYPKIPERASGDTLQPTRTLKIRYLTDDVLDAGEYQRADLRVGDKVPGPAVVREPLSTTFLVPGQVATVGTYGELRIRKA; encoded by the coding sequence ATGATCGGAGTAGACGTCGGCGGCACGTTCACGGACGTGGTGGCGATCGCCGATGGCGAGATCAAGACCGTCAAGGTCGCCACGGACGTGCGCACCACCGAACGCGGTGTGCTGCGAGGTGCCGAAGAAGTCGGCGTGAGCGCGTCCGCGGTCTTCAACCACGCCAGCACCCACGGCCTCAACGCGATCATCACGCGGCGGCTGCCGAAGATCGCTTTCCTGACCACGCTGGGACACCGGGACATCCTCGACATCGGCCGCACCTGGCGCCCGGTCGAAGGCCTGACGAACCCGGCGTGGCGCCGCTCCTACGGCGACGCGAACCGGCCGCTCGTGCCCCGGTACCTCCGGCGCGGCATCCGCGAGCGGCTGACCGCCGACGGCGGCATCCTGATCCAGCTCGACGAGGACCACGCGCGCGAAGAGCTCGCGGTGCTGCGCAAGTGCGGCGTCGAAGGTGTGGCCATCTGCCTCATCAACGCATACGTGAACAACCATCACGAAGAGCGCCTGCGCCAGCTCGTGCACGAAGAGCTCGGCGACATCCCGGTGTCGATCTCCAGCGAGGTCTCCCCGCTCGCCAAGGAGTTCGCGCGCGCGTCGACCACGGTCATCGACGTCTTCATGCGCCTGACTTACGACGCCTACACCAAACGCCTCGACGCCGGCCTGCGCGACCTCGGCTTCACCGGAGACCTCAACTTCGCCGACTGCGCCGCGCAGCTGGTGCGCTCCGACGTCGCGATGGAGCACCCGTTCCGCATCGTGTTCGCCGGCCCCGCGGCGGGAACCGTGTCCAGCGCCCACTTCGGCGGCCTGATCGGCGCCGGCAACCTGCTGTGCGCGGACGTCGGCGGCACCTCGTGCGACATCAGCATGGTCAGCGACGGCAAGCCGTTCGTGAACACGACGTTCGAACTCGAACACGACCTGATCGTGAACGCACTGTCCAACGAGGTCTCCAGCATCGGCGCCGGCGGCGGCAGCCTCGTCACGATCAACCCGGCGGGCGAGCTGAAGGTCGGCCCGGGCAGCGCGGGCGCCGACCCCGGCCCGGCCTGCTACGGCCTGGGCGGCCGGCAGCCGACAACCACCGACACCTGCCTGCTGATGGGCATCATCGACCCCGACGGGTTCGCCGGTGGCCGCATGAAGCTCGACCCGGACCTCTCCCGGCAAGCCTTCGAGGCGCTCGACTCGAAGCTGTCGTTCGAGCAGCGCGTGAGCTACGCGTTCAACATCGGCGTGAACAACATCGCCGAGGGCGTCGTGAACATCGCCATCCAGCACGGTGTCGACCCGCGCGACTACAGCCTCGTCGCCTACGGTGCGGCCGGCCCGATGCTGCTGCCCGCGGTGCTCGACCTGGTGCACGCGGCCGAGGTCATCGTGCCGCCGCACCCGGGGCTGTTCTCCGCGCTGGGCCTTGTCAGCTCCGACCTCGTCTACGCCGACAGCCGCAGCGCCTACACGCTGCTCACGTCCGAGGCGGCCGAACAGGTCGACAAGGTCTACCACTCCATGGAGGAGCGGCTGCGCGAACGCCTGCAGGAGAAGGACCGCGACAACATCGAGTTCGTCCGCAGCTTCGACGGACGGCTGGCCGGCCAGACGTGGGAAACGCCGTTCATCGGCGTGCCCGCCGGCACGATCGACGCGGAGGCCGTCGCCACGATGGTCGCGAACTTCCACGAGGCCTACGCCGAGCGCTCGGGCAACAAGTTCGAGGCCCTGCCCGTGCAGGGCGTCACCTACCGCGTCCAGGCCGTCGCGAAGGCCGACAAGGTCGAGTACCCGAAGATCCCGGAGCGCGCGTCCGGCGACACCCTGCAGCCGACGCGCACGCTGAAGATCCGCTACCTCACCGACGACGTGCTCGACGCCGGCGAGTACCAGCGCGCCGACCTCCGCGTCGGCGACAAGGTCCCCGGCCCCGCGGTCGTCCGCGAACCGCTGTCCACCACGTTCCTCGTCCCGGGTCAGGTCGCGACCGTCGGGACCTACGGCGAGCTGCGCATCCGGAAGGCGTGA
- a CDS encoding acyl-CoA dehydrogenase family protein, with product MDFDLPEETVALKQLCRDFAAKEIAPYAADWSERSHFPTEVFHDLGKLGLMGMLVDEKYGGADAGFVSYVAAMEELGAADQSIASAWNAHSTIATLPLATFGTHEQKERWLRPLASGEAIGAFGLTEPTAGSDAAGIRTRARQADGGWLLDGTKMFISNAGTEMSLGVTVLALTGENDGGAKRYGTFFIPEGTPGYTKGQPLKKLGWHALDTRELVFSGCWVPDDHLIGEEGNGLRQFLEVLDGGRISVAALSLSLAQKALDLAVRHAGEREQFGQPLTRFQAVGHKLADMATEIAAARWLVYNAAWLGDQGRPFSTAAAMAKLYASEVANRAASQSVQIHGGYGFIRESTISRFYADAKILEIGEGTSEVQRNVIARALARGTA from the coding sequence ATGGACTTCGACCTGCCCGAGGAAACCGTCGCACTGAAGCAGCTCTGCCGGGATTTCGCCGCGAAGGAGATCGCGCCGTACGCCGCAGATTGGTCCGAGCGCAGCCACTTCCCCACGGAGGTGTTCCACGACCTGGGCAAGCTCGGGCTGATGGGCATGCTCGTGGACGAAAAGTACGGCGGTGCCGACGCCGGCTTCGTGTCCTATGTGGCCGCGATGGAGGAGCTGGGCGCGGCCGACCAGTCGATCGCGTCGGCGTGGAACGCGCACTCGACGATCGCGACGCTGCCGCTCGCCACGTTCGGCACCCACGAGCAGAAGGAACGCTGGCTGCGGCCGCTCGCCTCGGGAGAAGCGATCGGTGCCTTCGGCCTCACCGAACCCACGGCCGGCTCGGACGCGGCCGGTATCCGCACGCGCGCGCGACAAGCCGACGGCGGCTGGCTGCTCGACGGCACGAAGATGTTCATCAGCAACGCCGGCACCGAGATGAGCCTCGGCGTCACCGTGCTGGCCCTCACCGGCGAGAACGACGGCGGTGCGAAGCGCTACGGCACCTTCTTCATTCCCGAAGGCACCCCCGGCTACACCAAGGGACAGCCGCTGAAGAAGCTCGGCTGGCACGCGCTCGACACGCGTGAGCTCGTGTTCTCCGGCTGCTGGGTGCCCGACGACCACCTGATCGGCGAGGAGGGCAACGGCCTGCGCCAGTTCCTGGAAGTCCTCGACGGCGGGCGCATCAGCGTGGCCGCGCTGTCGTTGTCGCTGGCGCAGAAGGCCCTCGACCTCGCGGTGCGCCACGCGGGCGAACGCGAGCAGTTCGGCCAGCCGCTCACGCGGTTCCAGGCCGTGGGGCACAAGCTCGCGGACATGGCCACGGAGATCGCGGCGGCGCGCTGGCTCGTGTACAACGCGGCGTGGCTCGGCGACCAGGGCCGGCCGTTCAGCACGGCGGCCGCGATGGCGAAGCTGTACGCGTCGGAGGTCGCGAACCGCGCCGCCAGCCAGAGCGTGCAGATCCACGGCGGCTACGGCTTCATCCGCGAGTCCACCATCTCGCGCTTCTACGCCGACGCGAAGATCCTCGAAATCGGCGAAGGCACGAGTGAGGTGCAGCGCAACGTCATCGCCCGGGCTCTGGCGCGCGGCACCGCTTGA
- a CDS encoding pyruvate dehydrogenase complex E1 component subunit beta, which yields MTSTRVSDLATAFDGDPSALAEMYRRMRLIRQFEDRASRLYRNNEIPGFLHLSIGQEASAVGACRPLDDRDVITSTHRGHGHCIAKGLDVEGMFAELMGKETGTCRGRGGSMHIADPRKGIFGANGIVAAGLPIAVGAGTAAQLRAQGGVVLAFFGDGAVAQGMFHEAANLASVWRLPVIFFCENNKYAEFSPIATQTRASLEDRAPGYAMDYHHVDGNDVAAVASLVDGLVRELREGGGPVLVEADTYRWHGHYEGDPEKYREPEELAEWKERDPLVRLAARLRELGTDVAPIDSEVDARIEAAVEAARAAAEPSPDTLHHYVGVPREPVPEPAEATGEIFRTMDAIRGALEYELSHDESVFLAGIDVGAGGNVFGLTRGLAEKYPGRVRDTPISESAIIGAGVGAAMAGLRPVVELMYFDFVGVCLDQLMNQAAKLRFMTGGAVSLPMVVRTQFGAGKSSGSQHSQSLEALLAHIPGLTVVMPSTPADTYGLLRAAIRDPNPVVFVENRLMYGRKGPQPPPTHLVPLGRAAIRRPGTDVTLVSYSKLVHDCVDVAEELAAEGISVEVIDLRTIAPLDTATVLQSLAKTGRLVVAHQAVGDFGVGAELAAVAAREGFWTLDAPVIRVGAAGTPAPYAPSLERVWLPSKERIAAAVRESARA from the coding sequence ATGACTTCCACCCGGGTGAGCGACCTGGCAACGGCATTCGACGGTGACCCGAGCGCATTGGCCGAGATGTACCGGCGGATGCGGCTGATCCGGCAGTTCGAGGACCGGGCGTCGAGGCTGTACCGGAACAACGAGATCCCCGGCTTCCTGCACCTGTCCATCGGGCAGGAAGCCTCGGCCGTCGGCGCGTGCCGGCCGCTGGACGACCGCGACGTGATCACGTCCACACACCGCGGGCACGGCCACTGCATCGCGAAAGGCCTCGACGTCGAGGGCATGTTCGCGGAGCTGATGGGCAAGGAGACCGGCACGTGCCGGGGCCGCGGCGGGTCGATGCACATCGCCGACCCGCGCAAGGGGATCTTCGGGGCCAACGGGATCGTCGCCGCGGGGCTGCCGATCGCCGTCGGCGCCGGTACGGCCGCGCAGCTGCGTGCCCAGGGCGGTGTGGTGCTGGCGTTCTTCGGCGACGGCGCCGTGGCCCAGGGCATGTTCCACGAAGCGGCGAACCTCGCTTCGGTGTGGCGGCTTCCGGTCATCTTCTTCTGCGAGAACAACAAGTACGCCGAATTCTCGCCGATCGCCACGCAGACGCGCGCTTCGCTCGAAGATCGTGCGCCGGGGTACGCGATGGACTACCACCACGTGGACGGCAACGACGTCGCCGCCGTTGCCTCGCTCGTCGACGGTTTGGTGCGCGAGCTGCGTGAGGGCGGCGGGCCCGTGCTGGTCGAGGCCGACACGTACCGCTGGCACGGCCACTACGAGGGCGACCCGGAGAAGTACCGGGAGCCGGAGGAGCTGGCGGAGTGGAAGGAACGCGACCCGCTGGTGCGGCTGGCGGCGCGGCTGCGTGAGCTGGGCACGGACGTCGCCCCGATCGATTCCGAGGTGGACGCCCGGATCGAGGCGGCGGTCGAGGCCGCGCGCGCCGCGGCCGAACCGTCGCCGGACACGCTGCACCACTACGTCGGCGTGCCGCGGGAGCCCGTGCCGGAGCCGGCCGAGGCGACGGGCGAGATCTTCCGGACCATGGACGCGATCCGCGGGGCGCTGGAGTACGAGCTGTCTCACGACGAGTCGGTGTTCCTGGCGGGCATCGACGTCGGCGCCGGCGGCAACGTCTTCGGCCTGACCAGGGGACTCGCCGAGAAGTACCCCGGCCGCGTGCGTGACACGCCGATCTCGGAAAGCGCCATCATCGGCGCCGGCGTGGGCGCCGCGATGGCCGGGCTGCGGCCCGTGGTGGAGCTGATGTACTTCGACTTCGTCGGCGTGTGCCTCGACCAGTTGATGAACCAGGCCGCGAAGCTCCGCTTCATGACCGGCGGCGCCGTCAGCCTGCCCATGGTCGTGCGCACGCAGTTCGGCGCGGGGAAGTCGTCGGGGAGCCAGCATTCGCAGAGCCTGGAGGCGCTGCTCGCGCACATTCCCGGCCTGACCGTGGTGATGCCGTCGACGCCTGCGGACACGTACGGCCTCCTGCGGGCCGCCATTCGCGATCCGAATCCGGTGGTGTTCGTGGAGAACCGCCTGATGTACGGGCGAAAGGGACCGCAGCCACCGCCCACGCACCTGGTTCCGCTGGGCCGCGCCGCCATCCGCCGACCGGGAACAGACGTGACGCTGGTGTCCTACTCGAAGCTGGTGCACGACTGTGTCGACGTGGCTGAGGAGCTGGCGGCCGAGGGGATCAGCGTCGAGGTGATCGACCTGCGGACCATCGCACCGCTGGACACCGCCACGGTCCTGCAGTCGCTGGCCAAGACGGGCCGGCTTGTGGTGGCACACCAGGCGGTCGGCGACTTCGGCGTGGGCGCCGAGCTGGCAGCCGTGGCCGCCCGCGAGGGCTTCTGGACGCTGGACGCGCCCGTGATCCGGGTGGGTGCGGCGGGGACGCCGGCGCCTTATGCGCCTTCGCTGGAACGGGTGTGGCTGCCGTCGAAGGAACGGATCGCTGCCGCTGTCCGGGAATCCGCCCGCGCGTGA
- a CDS encoding alcohol dehydrogenase catalytic domain-containing protein: MHALRWHAKGELRLDDVPEPPAPAPGQAVIAVSYCGICGTDLHEFAHGPNLIRTGPHPLTGLEPPFTLGHEMSGTVLALGSDVPGVNVGTRVAVDPCLRCGVCRWCTHGEYHICAKGGSIGLAADGGFASKVTVPVEGLVPIPDGVSDELAALAEPLAVGLHAIRRAGVQPGDHVLLLGAGPIGIAALLAAKLAGAAGLYVSEPVPDRARKAAEIGATEVYDPAKTDVRREVFLRTGRVGPDVVVEATGRPELVELAVNTVRRGGRAVLCGISGASASLPITQIVPFERTVLGSLGYNFDIPRVLDLMATGRLDATPMLTGVRPLSAGRDAFAELEADRGSHLKILLKPEEH; encoded by the coding sequence GTGCACGCGCTGCGCTGGCACGCCAAGGGCGAGCTGCGCCTCGACGACGTGCCGGAACCGCCGGCACCGGCGCCGGGTCAAGCGGTGATCGCCGTGTCGTACTGCGGCATCTGCGGCACCGACCTGCACGAGTTCGCGCACGGCCCCAATCTCATCCGCACGGGGCCACACCCGTTGACCGGCCTCGAACCGCCGTTCACCCTCGGCCACGAGATGAGCGGCACGGTCCTGGCGCTCGGTTCCGACGTGCCCGGTGTGAACGTCGGCACACGCGTGGCCGTCGACCCGTGCCTGCGCTGCGGCGTGTGCCGCTGGTGCACCCACGGCGAGTACCACATCTGCGCCAAGGGCGGCTCGATCGGCCTCGCCGCCGACGGCGGGTTCGCGTCGAAGGTGACCGTGCCCGTCGAGGGCCTCGTGCCGATCCCCGACGGTGTCTCCGACGAGCTGGCCGCCCTGGCCGAGCCGCTCGCCGTGGGCCTGCACGCCATCCGCCGCGCCGGCGTCCAGCCGGGTGACCACGTCCTGTTGCTCGGCGCGGGTCCGATCGGGATCGCCGCGCTGCTGGCCGCGAAGCTCGCGGGCGCCGCGGGCCTGTATGTGAGCGAGCCCGTGCCCGACCGCGCGCGCAAGGCCGCCGAGATCGGCGCGACCGAGGTCTACGACCCGGCGAAGACCGACGTGCGGCGTGAGGTCTTCCTGCGCACCGGCCGCGTCGGGCCCGACGTGGTGGTGGAGGCGACCGGCCGTCCGGAGCTGGTGGAGCTGGCCGTGAACACCGTGCGCCGGGGCGGGCGCGCGGTGCTGTGCGGGATCAGCGGTGCGAGCGCGTCCTTGCCGATCACGCAGATCGTGCCGTTCGAGCGCACGGTGCTGGGCTCGCTGGGCTACAACTTCGACATCCCGCGCGTGCTCGACCTCATGGCCACCGGCCGGCTCGACGCGACGCCGATGCTCACCGGGGTGCGGCCGCTCTCGGCCGGGCGCGACGCGTTCGCCGAGCTCGAAGCCGACCGCGGCAGCCACCTCAAGATCCTGCTGAAGCCGGAGGAGCACTGA
- a CDS encoding DUF1992 domain-containing protein — protein MTERKPPGVSFGSWVDRLINAAQSRGEFDDLPGAGKPLPPATGRDAATDWALRRAREGDLDTGSFLPPSLAIPREIQDLPAKLASVRTEKRVREIVEDLNERIRETHRRPQEGPPLRAMPLDVDEIVESWRVTR, from the coding sequence GTGACCGAGCGCAAACCCCCCGGCGTGTCCTTCGGCTCGTGGGTCGACCGCCTGATCAACGCCGCCCAGTCGCGCGGCGAGTTCGACGACCTGCCCGGCGCCGGCAAGCCGCTGCCACCCGCAACGGGGCGCGACGCCGCCACGGACTGGGCCCTGCGCCGCGCCCGCGAAGGCGACCTGGACACGGGCTCGTTCCTGCCGCCGTCACTCGCGATCCCGCGCGAGATCCAGGACCTGCCGGCGAAACTCGCCTCGGTGCGCACCGAGAAGCGCGTGCGCGAGATCGTGGAAGACCTCAACGAACGCATCCGCGAAACGCACCGCCGGCCGCAGGAAGGCCCGCCGTTGCGCGCGATGCCGTTGGACGTCGACGAGATCGTGGAGAGCTGGCGCGTCACCCGGTGA